One window of the Triticum dicoccoides isolate Atlit2015 ecotype Zavitan chromosome 3B, WEW_v2.0, whole genome shotgun sequence genome contains the following:
- the LOC119282426 gene encoding uncharacterized protein LOC119282426, which produces MDTKACVSLVILALLLAGPNTRAAALPGIDAAAAVMPTSSSSMKLEDGVATELADSATVDLEGHRRVLAGRGISASSLNPNKAACTRTCPARGGAYTGRACLRRYQCR; this is translated from the coding sequence ATGGATACAAAGGCGTGCGTCTCGCTCGTAATCCTCGCGCTCCTGCTCGCCGGCCCTAACACGAGGGCAGCGGCGCTCCCCGGCATCGACGCCGCGGCGGCGGTGATGCCAACGTCGTCGTCGTCCATGAAGCTGGAGGACGGCGTGGCGACGGAACTCGCGGATTCGGCTACGGTGGACCTGGAGGGGCACCGCCGCGTCCTCGCCGGCAGAGGCATCAGCGCGAGCTCCCTGAACCCCAACAAGGCAGCCTGCACCAGGACGTGCCCGGCGCGCGGAGGGGCCTACACCGGCCGGGCATGCCTCCGAAGGTACCAGTGCCGTTAG
- the LOC119282425 gene encoding uncharacterized protein LOC119282425: MGRKASCISLVILALVLAGPDAKSAAGYSVDQAATMRLEDGVAPELGVVSAVDLDVRRHVLHSISPQYVREPSRPACVEGCGAPGERYTGRDWKKKYQCG; encoded by the coding sequence ATGGGGAGAAAGGCGTCTTGCATCTCGCTTGTGATCCTCGCGCTTGTGCTCGCTGGCCCCGACGCGAAGTCCGCGGCTGGCTACAGCGTCGACCAGGCGGCGACGATGAGGCTGGAGGACGGCGTGGCGCCGGAGCTCGGGGTGGTGTCGGCGGTGGACCTGGACGTGCGTCGCCACGTTCTCCACAGCATCAGCCCACAATACGTGCGGGAGCCCAGCAGGCCAGCCTGCGTCGAGGGGTGCGGGGCGCCCGGAGAGCGGTACACCGGCCGGGATTGGAAGAAAAAGTACCAGTGCGGTTAA